A single region of the Anas platyrhynchos isolate ZD024472 breed Pekin duck chromosome 6, IASCAAS_PekinDuck_T2T, whole genome shotgun sequence genome encodes:
- the DUSP5 gene encoding dual specificity protein phosphatase 5 — protein sequence MKVTSLDCRQLRKLLRKEPSRCLVLDCRPYLSFSASCLRGSLNVNLNSVVMRRARGGAVPLHFVVPDEAARARLLRGGGDGAGPGGTRLAAVVVLDQGTGHWQKLKKDSTAQIVLNALLSSLPEAGARVCFLKGGYETFNSQYPECCVDGKLIAPERNDVEKNLGGHCEKQGAHQQPAYDQGGPVEILPFLYLGSAYHASKCEFLANLHITALLNVSRKSSESFKDQYCYKWIPVEDSHTADISSHFQEAIDFIDYVRRTGGKILVHCEAGISRSPTICMAYLMKTKKLRLEEAFDYIKQRRSLISPNFGFMGQLLQYESEILSSTPSPPVASCKREAASFFAEELTLGKNFEGSCFAFPTSVLSSVPIHSPVHQLKLSPMTASSSC from the exons ATGAAAGTCACCTCCCTCGACTGCCGGCAGCTGCGGAAGCTCCTGCGGAAGGAGCCCTCCCGCTGCCTGGTGCTGGACTGCCGCCCCTACCTCTCCTTCTCGGCCTCCTGCCTCCGCGGCTCGCTCAACGTCAACCTCAACTCGGTGGTGATGCGCAGGGCCCGAGGCGGGGCCGTGCCCCTCCACTTCGTGGTGCCCGACGAGGCGGCCCGAGCCCGGCTGCTGCGGGGTGGGGGAGacggggcagggccgggggggaCCCGCCTGGCCGCCGTGGTGGTGCTGGACCAAGGCACGGGGCACTGGCAGAAGCTGAAGAAGGACAGCACGGCGCAGATCGTCCTCAACGCCTTGCTCTCCAGCCTCCCCGAGGCCGGGGCCAGGGTCTGCTTCTTGAAAG GGGGGTATGAAACCTTTAACTCGCAATATCCTGAGTGCTGTGTGGATGGAAAGCTCATTGCCCCCGAGAGGAACGACGTGGAGAAAAACCTCGGCGGCCACTGTGAGAAGCAGGGTGCCCACCAGCAGCCTGCCTACGACCAG GGTGGCCCGGTGGAAATCCTGCCTTTTCTCTACCTTGGTAGTGCCTACCACGCCTCCAAGTGCGAGTTTCTCGCCAACCTGCACATCACGGCCCTGCTCAACGTCTCCAGGAAAAGCTCCGAGTCCTTCAAGGACCAGTACTGCTACAAGTGGATCCCGgtggaggacagccacacggcTGACATCAGCTCGCACTTCCAGGAAGCCATCGACTTCATCG attATGTCAGACGAACGGGGGGCAAGATCCTGGTGCACTGTGAAGCGGGGATTTCACGCTCTCCTACCATCTGCATGGCCTATCTGATGAAAACCAAGAAGCTCCGCCTGGAGGAGGCCTTCGATTACATCAAGCAGCGCCGGAGCCTGATCTCACCAAACTTCGGTTTCATGGGACAGTTACTACAATATGAGTCAGAGATCTTGTCTTCCACCCCCAGCCCACCTGTCGCCTCGTGCAAACGAGAAGCCGCGTCTTTTTTTGCGGAAGAACTGACGTTAGGCAAAAATTTTGAAGGCTCGTGTTTCGCCTTTCCTACCTCAGTGTTGAGTTCTGTGCCCATCCACTCTCCCGTCCACCAGCTGAAACTCAGCCCGATGACAGCGTCTTCATCCTGCtga